The following coding sequences lie in one Hydrogenophaga sp. PBL-H3 genomic window:
- a CDS encoding MBL fold metallo-hydrolase, translating to MNGLRCALGAGLLALLLGCASTASRPDCSAANTVPWQAVVPGVWVWQPDAEGEVSAANAGHVVPTSVVVSGGEALVIDPGPSHRHGLRVRDSLACRFGAQVRWVVNTHAHAENVLANSAFADRLATGELQILSNEGTRSAMQQRCPACLASLSERAGADAMAGTRIVWPSRVLQAGEVLRIGAHRLRVLPPAPGHTESDLVLWDEASRVVWAGGLVYGQRLPELAQGGVDAWLSALERIAALRPRHVIGNAVSSAEDDAAVPPAMAATRAYLTELRAQVLSAMDEGRHAGESGLITMPAYAGWAGHAQRQGFNVQRAWRELEPVWMEREAPSQPSK from the coding sequence ATGAACGGCCTGCGGTGTGCGCTGGGGGCGGGCCTGCTTGCGCTGTTGTTGGGTTGCGCGTCCACGGCATCCCGGCCCGACTGCAGCGCTGCCAACACGGTGCCGTGGCAAGCGGTGGTGCCCGGTGTGTGGGTGTGGCAACCCGACGCGGAGGGTGAGGTGTCCGCCGCCAATGCGGGCCATGTGGTGCCCACCTCGGTGGTGGTCTCGGGCGGCGAAGCCCTGGTGATCGACCCCGGCCCGAGCCACCGCCACGGCCTGCGCGTGCGCGACTCGCTGGCCTGCCGCTTCGGTGCGCAGGTGCGCTGGGTGGTCAACACCCATGCCCATGCCGAGAACGTGCTGGCGAACTCGGCGTTTGCCGACCGGCTGGCGACAGGCGAGCTGCAGATCCTGTCCAACGAGGGAACGCGCAGCGCGATGCAGCAGCGCTGCCCGGCCTGCCTGGCCAGCCTGAGCGAGCGCGCAGGCGCAGACGCCATGGCGGGCACGCGCATCGTGTGGCCCAGTCGTGTGCTGCAGGCCGGTGAGGTCTTGCGCATCGGCGCTCACCGGCTGCGGGTGCTGCCGCCCGCGCCGGGCCACACCGAGAGCGATCTGGTGCTGTGGGACGAGGCCAGCCGCGTGGTGTGGGCCGGCGGGCTGGTGTACGGGCAGCGCCTGCCCGAGCTGGCGCAGGGCGGGGTGGACGCGTGGTTGTCGGCGCTGGAGCGCATCGCCGCGTTGCGTCCCAGGCATGTGATCGGCAACGCGGTTTCCAGCGCGGAGGACGACGCAGCGGTGCCCCCCGCGATGGCGGCCACCCGCGCTTACCTGACGGAGTTGCGCGCACAGGTGCTGAGCGCAATGGACGAAGGCCGACACGCTGGCGAGAGCGGGTTGATCACCATGCCCGCGTACGCGGGCTGGGCGGGGCACGCGCAGCGCCAGGGCTTCAACGTGCAGCGCGCGTGGCGCGAACTGGAGCCGGTGTGGATGGAGCGCGAAGCTCCATCGCAACCATCGAAGTAA
- a CDS encoding alpha/beta fold hydrolase: protein MKTVPCPAVASPAWPRPQHMPLGRLHRMAWRAVGAPDGEPWLLLHGGPGSSCQPGMLRPFDLSLQRVVAPDQRGCGASLPKGRTAGNHTAALVADMETLREHLGLERWSVLAGSWGTVVALAYTLAHPQRVQRLVLRGAFALSRREVGGLLLPSSRVRQSLGWGALWPVFPGAVLPAALRRLTQLIQSGTPGVASLRAARGWGLLETAAAARSQRRSLRHAALTAPRLAASIRREWASLRKAERRAMARLKSPGKTRADRNAFAKFRIQAHYLSHRGFMRPGELDRGVLQAARHGTPVDWVHGRFDAICPPANSRRWAALGRSSGGAVSHEAPHSGHLGHEPDMLSALRKRVRRTLA, encoded by the coding sequence ATGAAAACTGTGCCATGCCCGGCGGTGGCCAGTCCCGCGTGGCCGCGCCCGCAACACATGCCGCTGGGCCGCCTGCACCGCATGGCCTGGCGGGCCGTGGGGGCGCCGGATGGTGAGCCCTGGCTGCTGTTGCACGGCGGTCCGGGCAGCAGTTGCCAGCCCGGCATGTTGAGGCCTTTTGACTTGTCTTTGCAGCGGGTGGTGGCGCCCGATCAGCGCGGCTGCGGTGCCTCGCTGCCCAAGGGGCGCACGGCCGGCAACCACACGGCAGCGCTCGTGGCGGACATGGAAACGCTGCGCGAACACCTGGGGTTGGAGCGCTGGTCGGTGCTGGCCGGTTCGTGGGGCACGGTGGTGGCTTTGGCTTACACGCTGGCGCACCCGCAGCGAGTGCAGCGCCTGGTGTTGCGCGGGGCGTTTGCGCTGAGCAGGCGCGAGGTCGGCGGGCTGCTGTTGCCCTCGTCGCGCGTGCGACAGTCGCTGGGCTGGGGCGCGCTGTGGCCGGTTTTTCCCGGCGCGGTGCTGCCCGCCGCGCTTCGTCGGCTGACACAACTGATTCAAAGTGGGACACCCGGTGTTGCATCGCTGCGCGCCGCGCGCGGCTGGGGTTTGCTGGAAACGGCGGCGGCCGCGCGCAGCCAGCGGCGCAGCCTGCGGCATGCGGCGCTCACCGCACCGCGCCTGGCGGCTTCGATCCGGCGCGAATGGGCGTCACTGCGCAAGGCCGAGAGGCGCGCCATGGCCCGGCTGAAGAGCCCCGGGAAAACCCGCGCCGACCGCAACGCCTTCGCCAAATTCCGCATCCAGGCGCACTACCTGAGTCACCGCGGTTTCATGCGCCCGGGCGAGCTCGATCGCGGCGTGTTGCAGGCCGCTCGCCACGGCACACCGGTGGACTGGGTGCATGGCCGGTTTGATGCGATCTGCCCACCGGCCAACAGCCGGCGCTGGGCCGCGCTCGGCCGGTCTTCGGGTGGCGCGGTCTCCCACGAGGCGCCACACAGCGGCCACCTGGGCCACGAGCCCGACATGCTGAGCGCCTTGCGCAAGCGCGTGCGCAGGACGCTGGCATGA
- the pqqA gene encoding pyrroloquinoline quinone precursor peptide PqqA, with amino-acid sequence MQWTTPAFTDLRFGFEITMYIANR; translated from the coding sequence ATGCAATGGACGACCCCCGCCTTCACCGACCTGCGTTTTGGTTTTGAAATCACGATGTACATCGCCAACCGCTGA
- the pqqB gene encoding pyrroloquinoline quinone biosynthesis protein PqqB, which translates to MRIRVLGSSAGGGFPQWNCNCANCDGLRNGRIKATARTQSSIAITANGLDWLLVNASPDILTQIRDTPDLQPARAVRDSGIAAVLLMDAQIDHVTGLIMLRERGSKLPLLATPEVLSDISSGFPITGILSHYCGVATTEMPSDGSTVTVDGLPGIEVQTVAIASKPPPYSPFRGNPRAGDNLGLVIHNPATGARVFYAPGLGAVTPDLLALMASCSVLLVDGTFWTEDEMITQGLSKKKAAEMGHLPQSGPGGMIEQLDKLPHSVRKILIHINNTNPMLIEDSAERAELTRHGIEVAHDGMDIVF; encoded by the coding sequence ATGCGCATCCGCGTTCTGGGTTCTTCGGCCGGTGGCGGTTTCCCGCAGTGGAACTGCAACTGCGCCAACTGCGACGGCTTGCGCAACGGGCGCATCAAGGCCACCGCGCGCACGCAATCATCGATCGCCATCACCGCCAACGGCCTGGACTGGCTGCTGGTGAACGCCTCACCCGACATCCTCACCCAGATCCGCGACACGCCCGACCTGCAACCCGCACGCGCCGTGCGCGACAGCGGCATCGCGGCGGTGCTGCTGATGGACGCGCAGATCGACCACGTGACCGGTCTGATCATGCTGCGCGAGCGCGGCTCGAAACTGCCGCTGCTGGCCACACCCGAGGTGCTGTCCGACATTTCCAGCGGCTTTCCCATCACCGGCATCCTCTCGCACTACTGCGGCGTGGCCACCACCGAGATGCCATCGGACGGCAGTACCGTCACCGTGGACGGCCTGCCCGGCATCGAAGTGCAAACCGTGGCCATTGCCTCCAAGCCGCCACCGTATTCGCCGTTTCGCGGCAACCCGCGCGCGGGTGACAACCTCGGCCTGGTGATCCACAACCCCGCCACCGGTGCTCGCGTGTTCTATGCGCCCGGCCTGGGCGCCGTGACCCCCGACCTGCTCGCCCTCATGGCCAGCTGCTCGGTGCTGCTGGTGGACGGCACCTTCTGGACCGAGGACGAAATGATCACGCAGGGCCTCTCGAAGAAGAAGGCCGCCGAGATGGGCCACCTGCCCCAAAGTGGCCCCGGCGGCATGATCGAACAGCTCGACAAGCTGCCGCACTCCGTCCGCAAGATCCTCATCCACATCAACAACACGAATCCGATGCTGATCGAGGATTCCGCCGAGCGCGCCGAGCTCACCCGCCACGGCATCGAGGTGGCCCACGACGGCATGGACATCGTGTTCTGA
- the pqqC gene encoding pyrroloquinoline-quinone synthase PqqC, which yields MDIATTPRSLEGLPAWTREEFEAQLRDKGRSYHIHHPFNVRMNAGGCMPDELRCWVANRFYYQVCIPRKDAAILANMPDRAHRRLWVERILDHDGYGDYEGSASGGLEAWIRLGEAVGIQRDDLLSLQGVVPAVRFACDAYVNFAAKAPWQEAVCSSLTEMFAPQIHKDRLASWPTHYPWIDADGLGYFRKRIPLAGRDVEHGLQVTLDHFTTRAAQHRALDILQFKLDVLWTMLDAIEKACQ from the coding sequence ATGGACATTGCAACCACCCCGCGCTCCCTGGAAGGCCTCCCCGCCTGGACCCGCGAAGAGTTCGAGGCGCAGCTGCGCGACAAGGGCCGCTCGTACCACATCCACCACCCATTCAACGTGCGCATGAACGCTGGTGGCTGCATGCCCGACGAGCTGCGCTGCTGGGTGGCCAACCGCTTTTATTACCAGGTCTGCATCCCGCGCAAGGACGCCGCCATCCTGGCCAACATGCCGGACCGCGCGCATCGCCGCCTGTGGGTCGAGCGCATCCTCGACCACGACGGATATGGTGACTACGAGGGCTCGGCCAGCGGTGGCCTGGAGGCCTGGATCCGGCTGGGCGAGGCCGTGGGCATACAGCGCGACGACCTGCTCTCGCTGCAAGGGGTCGTGCCCGCCGTGCGCTTTGCCTGCGACGCCTATGTGAACTTCGCGGCCAAGGCGCCGTGGCAGGAAGCCGTGTGCTCCTCGCTCACCGAGATGTTCGCGCCGCAGATCCACAAGGACCGCCTGGCCAGCTGGCCCACGCACTACCCCTGGATCGACGCCGATGGCCTGGGCTATTTCCGCAAACGCATTCCGCTGGCCGGGCGCGACGTGGAGCACGGCTTGCAGGTCACGCTGGACCACTTCACCACCCGCGCGGCGCAACACCGCGCGCTCGACATCCTGCAGTTCAAGCTCGATGTGCTGTGGACCATGCTGGACGCGATCGAGAAAGCCTGCCAATGA
- the pqqD gene encoding pyrroloquinoline quinone biosynthesis peptide chaperone PqqD encodes MTSSHPKLSRRFRLQYEEAQTRWVLLYPEGMVQLNDSAAEILKRCTGERTVAEIVSELEAAFSVQGLAPQVESLIEEGGRRGWID; translated from the coding sequence ATGACCTCCTCTCACCCCAAGCTCTCGCGCCGCTTCCGCCTGCAGTACGAGGAAGCGCAGACGCGCTGGGTGCTGCTGTACCCCGAGGGCATGGTGCAGCTCAACGACAGCGCCGCCGAAATCCTCAAGCGCTGCACAGGCGAACGCACGGTGGCCGAGATCGTGAGCGAGCTGGAGGCCGCGTTTTCAGTCCAGGGCCTCGCTCCGCAAGTCGAGTCCCTCATTGAAGAAGGAGGCCGCCGTGGCTGGATCGACTGA
- the pqqE gene encoding pyrroloquinoline quinone biosynthesis protein PqqE, with translation MLAAKTHPAGPPLWLLAELTYQCPLHCVFCYNPTQHARIKDELTTAQWVDVMRQARKLGAAQLGFSGGEPLVRDDLEELVQEAHALGYYTNLITSGVGLNEARAQRLKDAGLDHIQLSFQDSTRELNDFLSHTKTFELKQKVARLIKAHDWPMVMNCVLHRHNLPHVGQIIEMALALDAEYLELANTQYYGWAWVNRDHLMPTHEQLIEAEAVVNRYRETIGKRCKLLFVVPDYFEQRPKACMNGWGSVFLSVAPDGVAMPCHNARDLPGLKLPNVRDMPLADIWQKSQAFNAFRGEDWMKPPCRTCDERHKDFGGCHCQAFLITGDATQADPVCSKSPHHDKVVQLVKQAPAQRHIPIVFRSDAESRTLHPEA, from the coding sequence ATGCTGGCCGCCAAGACCCACCCGGCAGGCCCACCGCTGTGGCTGCTGGCAGAGCTCACCTACCAGTGCCCGCTGCACTGCGTGTTTTGCTACAACCCCACGCAACACGCGCGCATCAAGGACGAACTGACCACTGCGCAGTGGGTCGATGTGATGCGGCAGGCGCGCAAGCTCGGCGCCGCGCAGCTCGGATTTTCGGGCGGCGAGCCGCTGGTGCGCGACGACCTCGAAGAACTGGTGCAGGAAGCGCACGCGCTGGGCTACTACACCAACCTCATCACCTCCGGCGTGGGCTTGAACGAGGCGCGCGCGCAGCGCCTGAAAGACGCCGGGCTGGACCACATCCAGCTCTCGTTCCAGGACAGCACGCGCGAACTCAACGATTTTCTGAGCCACACCAAGACATTCGAGCTCAAGCAGAAGGTGGCGCGCCTGATCAAGGCGCACGACTGGCCGATGGTGATGAACTGCGTGCTGCACCGGCACAACCTGCCGCACGTGGGCCAGATCATCGAGATGGCGCTCGCGCTGGACGCCGAGTACCTGGAGCTCGCCAACACGCAGTACTACGGTTGGGCCTGGGTCAACCGCGACCACCTCATGCCCACGCACGAGCAGCTGATCGAAGCCGAGGCGGTGGTCAACCGCTACCGCGAGACCATCGGCAAGCGCTGCAAGCTGCTGTTTGTGGTGCCCGACTATTTCGAGCAGCGCCCCAAGGCCTGCATGAACGGCTGGGGCTCGGTGTTCCTCTCGGTCGCGCCCGACGGCGTGGCCATGCCCTGCCACAACGCGCGCGACCTGCCCGGCCTGAAGCTGCCCAACGTGCGCGACATGCCGCTGGCCGACATCTGGCAGAAGAGCCAGGCCTTCAACGCCTTCCGCGGTGAAGACTGGATGAAGCCGCCCTGCCGCACCTGCGACGAGCGCCACAAGGACTTTGGCGGCTGCCACTGCCAGGCTTTCCTGATCACTGGCGACGCCACCCAGGCCGACCCGGTGTGCAGCAAATCGCCACACCACGACAAGGTGGTGCAACTGGTGAAACAGGCCCCCGCGCAGCGCCACATTCCCATCGTCTTTCGAAGCGACGCCGAGTCGCGCACGCTGCACCCCGAAGCCTGA
- a CDS encoding transporter: MSHLNTRRSKALALSVITAATLLALPAHAIDVDAGDYTALPAGTSLGLVYYQHASRDKLYAGGNQVPINPKLNSDIGIVRGVHFMDIGGYIVDPQFLLPFGKLSAKNDIAALGSNTGVGDLLLAATVWLTKPGDKTHFGITPFVFVPTGQYDRNDPLSLGENRWKYALQAGYITPLSDKVTLDMAADVQIHGKNKDFGASSATMEQKPLFQAQAFLRYQLSATTDLRAGVSHTTGGETKINGVSQDDRLATTKFQFGVAHFIGPKTQVLATYGRDASVRTGFKEDGRINLRLLQIF, encoded by the coding sequence ATTTCCCACCTGAACACGCGCCGCTCCAAGGCCCTGGCCTTGAGCGTGATCACCGCCGCCACCCTGCTGGCCCTGCCGGCGCACGCCATCGACGTCGATGCGGGCGACTACACCGCGCTGCCCGCCGGCACCAGCCTGGGCCTCGTGTACTACCAGCACGCCTCGCGCGACAAGCTCTACGCTGGTGGCAACCAGGTGCCGATCAACCCGAAGCTGAACTCCGACATCGGCATCGTGCGCGGCGTGCACTTCATGGACATCGGTGGCTACATCGTCGATCCGCAGTTCCTGCTGCCGTTTGGCAAGCTCAGCGCCAAGAACGACATCGCCGCGCTGGGCAGCAACACCGGCGTGGGTGACCTGCTGCTGGCGGCCACCGTGTGGCTCACCAAGCCCGGCGACAAGACCCACTTCGGCATCACGCCGTTCGTGTTCGTGCCCACCGGCCAGTACGACCGCAACGACCCCCTGAGCTTGGGCGAGAACCGCTGGAAGTACGCGCTGCAGGCTGGCTACATCACGCCGCTGTCCGACAAGGTCACGCTGGACATGGCGGCCGACGTGCAGATCCATGGCAAGAACAAGGACTTCGGAGCGAGCAGCGCCACGATGGAGCAGAAGCCCCTGTTCCAGGCCCAGGCCTTCCTGCGCTACCAGCTCTCGGCCACCACCGATCTGCGCGCCGGCGTCTCCCACACCACGGGTGGCGAAACCAAGATCAACGGTGTGAGCCAGGACGACCGCCTCGCCACCACCAAGTTCCAGTTCGGTGTGGCGCATTTCATTGGCCCCAAGACGCAGGTGCTGGCTACCTACGGACGCGACGCCTCGGTGCGCACCGGCTTCAAGGAAGACGGCCGCATCAACCTGCGCCTGTTGCAGATTTTCTGA
- a CDS encoding helix-turn-helix domain-containing protein produces the protein MKPRPPTARTFVKRAGFQAPNPFFATPEQLIGLARERFFSQGERPSGLVSEQVIQSWIRCVGARRDPEKPLGFDPVTKSRLVNVLGRNRQLLQAASADLDQLDATLAGTPCKAILTSHEGVVVRSTPTARGEGVLMPIITRVGVNLDEDAAGTNAPSVAARTGEACLVRGGEHFFDGIRSMHCVAAPVHHANGSIAGVLDISCEGGAFSFDPMVVVRMYATVIENRLFEVQSARLLLLRFQYGRSMIGTPLEGLAAVDGTGQIVSLNAFGMSLLGFGIRPDADPSTEAMLGLSFNQLMDIGRRGDPHAQRLPNGLTLWIEVQPQASMRAAVESVPPMAQEPAKAPAQAVAPSLHTLQDASRSVIEATLASCKGNVARAARMLGVSRGLLYRRLAEWRQPPQSADEGQAHATRSSSA, from the coding sequence ATGAAGCCCCGGCCACCGACCGCACGAACGTTCGTCAAGCGCGCGGGCTTTCAAGCGCCCAACCCGTTTTTCGCCACGCCCGAGCAACTGATCGGCCTGGCGCGCGAGCGCTTCTTCTCGCAGGGCGAACGCCCCTCGGGCCTGGTCTCGGAGCAAGTCATCCAGTCGTGGATCCGCTGCGTCGGCGCGCGCCGCGATCCAGAGAAACCGCTGGGTTTCGACCCGGTCACCAAGTCGCGCCTGGTCAATGTGCTGGGGCGCAACCGGCAGTTGCTGCAGGCCGCCAGCGCCGACCTCGACCAGCTCGACGCCACACTGGCGGGCACGCCCTGCAAGGCCATCCTGACCAGCCACGAAGGCGTGGTGGTGCGCTCAACGCCCACGGCCAGGGGCGAAGGCGTGTTGATGCCCATCATCACGCGCGTGGGTGTAAACCTGGACGAAGACGCCGCGGGCACCAACGCGCCCAGTGTGGCCGCGCGCACTGGCGAGGCCTGCCTGGTGCGTGGCGGGGAACACTTCTTCGACGGCATCCGGTCGATGCACTGCGTGGCCGCCCCGGTGCACCACGCCAACGGCAGCATCGCCGGCGTGCTCGACATCTCCTGCGAGGGCGGCGCCTTCAGCTTCGATCCGATGGTGGTGGTGCGCATGTACGCCACCGTGATCGAAAACCGGCTGTTCGAGGTGCAGTCCGCGCGCCTGTTGCTGCTGCGCTTCCAGTACGGGCGCAGCATGATCGGAACGCCGCTGGAAGGACTGGCGGCGGTGGACGGCACCGGGCAGATCGTGTCGCTCAACGCCTTCGGCATGAGCCTGCTGGGATTCGGCATCCGGCCCGATGCGGACCCGTCCACCGAGGCCATGCTGGGCCTGTCGTTCAACCAGCTCATGGACATCGGCCGGCGTGGCGACCCACATGCCCAGCGCCTGCCCAACGGCCTGACCCTGTGGATCGAGGTGCAACCGCAGGCCTCGATGCGCGCGGCCGTGGAGTCCGTGCCGCCCATGGCGCAGGAGCCAGCAAAAGCACCCGCGCAGGCCGTGGCGCCGAGCCTTCACACCCTGCAGGACGCCAGCCGCTCGGTGATCGAAGCCACCCTCGCCAGCTGCAAGGGCAACGTCGCGCGCGCCGCGCGAATGCTGGGTGTGTCGCGCGGGCTGCTTTACCGCCGACTGGCGGAGTGGCGCCAGCCGCCGCAAAGCGCTGACGAAGGCCAAGCACACGCGACGAGGAGCTCGTCCGCTTGA
- a CDS encoding class I SAM-dependent DNA methyltransferase translates to MNTSTLIQKVWNFCHTLKDDGVGYGDYLEQLTYLLFLKMAHEYTQEPYNRQTHVPKSCDWASLRKKTGEPLEAHYLTILQRLGHEPGMLGAIFFKAQNKIQDPAKLSRLVQMIDAESWVGMDADTKGDLYEGLLQKNAEDTKSGAGQYFTPRAVIQAMVECVRPEPLKTVADPACGTGGFFLGVHQWLTRPGQTLNKKQATFLKDKTFYGNEIVASTRRLCLMNLFLHNVGDMVEEPLVQRADALISEPPQHVDYVLANPPFGKKSSMTFTNEEGEEDRDALTYERQDFWTTTSNKQLNFLQHIVSMLKVTGKAAVVLPDNVLFEGGAGEKIRRKWLETCDVHTILRLPTGIFYAQGVKANVVFFDAAPKDGRTHTQGVWFYDLRTNKHFTLKTRTLSVADLQDFVACYHPENRHQRTESERFKFYPVADLLARDKASLDVFWLKDDSLDNLADLPPPDVLQQEIIDHLEAALAAFRDVAAGLPRSVN, encoded by the coding sequence ATGAACACCTCCACCCTGATCCAGAAGGTCTGGAATTTCTGCCACACGCTCAAGGACGACGGCGTGGGCTACGGCGACTACCTGGAGCAACTGACCTACCTGTTGTTCCTGAAGATGGCACATGAGTACACGCAGGAGCCGTACAACCGGCAGACCCACGTGCCCAAGAGCTGCGACTGGGCGAGCCTGCGCAAGAAGACGGGCGAACCGCTGGAGGCGCACTACCTCACCATCCTGCAGCGGCTGGGGCATGAGCCGGGCATGCTGGGCGCGATTTTCTTCAAGGCACAAAACAAGATCCAGGACCCGGCGAAGCTCAGCCGCTTGGTGCAGATGATCGACGCCGAGAGCTGGGTCGGCATGGACGCCGACACCAAGGGCGATCTGTACGAAGGCCTGCTGCAGAAGAACGCCGAAGACACCAAGAGTGGCGCAGGCCAGTACTTCACGCCGCGCGCGGTGATCCAGGCCATGGTGGAGTGCGTGCGCCCCGAGCCTTTGAAGACGGTGGCGGATCCGGCCTGTGGCACGGGCGGCTTTTTTCTGGGTGTGCACCAGTGGCTGACGCGCCCGGGCCAGACGCTGAACAAGAAGCAGGCGACGTTCCTGAAAGACAAGACGTTCTACGGCAACGAGATCGTGGCGAGCACGCGCCGCCTGTGTTTGATGAACCTGTTTCTGCACAACGTGGGCGACATGGTGGAAGAGCCGCTGGTGCAGCGGGCCGATGCGTTGATCAGCGAGCCTCCACAACACGTTGACTACGTGTTGGCGAATCCGCCGTTTGGCAAGAAGAGCAGCATGACCTTCACCAACGAAGAGGGTGAAGAAGACCGCGACGCGCTGACCTATGAGCGCCAGGATTTCTGGACCACCACGAGCAACAAGCAGCTGAACTTTCTGCAGCACATCGTGAGCATGCTGAAGGTGACGGGCAAGGCGGCGGTGGTGCTGCCCGACAACGTGTTGTTTGAAGGGGGCGCGGGCGAGAAGATTCGCCGCAAGTGGCTGGAGACTTGTGATGTGCACACCATCTTGCGGTTGCCTACCGGCATTTTTTACGCGCAAGGCGTGAAGGCGAACGTGGTGTTTTTCGACGCGGCTCCAAAAGACGGCCGCACCCACACCCAGGGCGTGTGGTTCTACGACTTGCGCACCAACAAACACTTCACGCTGAAGACGCGCACGCTGAGCGTGGCCGACCTGCAAGATTTCGTGGCTTGCTACCACCCTGAGAACCGGCACCAACGCACCGAAAGCGAACGCTTCAAGTTCTACCCGGTGGCTGATTTGCTGGCGCGTGACAAGGCCAGCCTGGATGTGTTCTGGCTCAAAGACGACAGCCTGGACAACCTGGCCGATTTGCCCCCGCCTGATGTGCTGCAACAGGAAATCATCGACCACCTGGAAGCCGCGTTGGCGGCTTTCAGGGACGTGGCTGCAGGCTTGCCACGCTCTGTGAACTGA
- a CDS encoding DUF3800 domain-containing protein: MTTSFVAYVDESGCEGFKFMDNEQGSSRWFVLSALVVRKENDLQVVQLARQARELLKKQPKQVLHFRDLKHEQRVPLARLVGSAPLRTVNVLIHKPSIPEPEVFQQQRYSLYRYATRLLAERVSWLCRDNRRTGVGDGRVEMVFSNRSAMSYDELRGYLQKLKDEPSNGVRVDWNVIDPALIRAVNHDQLAGLQLVDAVASGLFFSVNKNPYGEVEDRYLRLLSPTLYRHQQRLDGYGLKFWCGDATEVARVLGTADAARKP; this comes from the coding sequence ATGACCACCAGTTTTGTCGCCTACGTGGACGAGTCGGGCTGTGAAGGCTTCAAGTTCATGGACAACGAACAGGGCAGTTCGCGCTGGTTCGTGTTGTCGGCACTGGTGGTGCGCAAGGAAAACGATCTGCAGGTGGTGCAGCTGGCCCGCCAGGCGCGTGAGTTGCTGAAGAAGCAGCCCAAGCAGGTGCTGCACTTTCGCGATCTCAAACACGAGCAACGCGTGCCGTTGGCACGGTTGGTGGGCAGTGCGCCGCTGCGCACGGTGAATGTGCTGATTCACAAGCCGTCGATCCCCGAGCCCGAGGTGTTTCAACAGCAGCGCTATTCGCTGTACCGCTACGCGACACGGTTGCTGGCCGAGCGGGTGTCGTGGTTGTGCCGGGACAACCGGCGCACAGGCGTGGGCGATGGGCGGGTGGAGATGGTGTTTTCCAACCGCAGCGCCATGTCCTACGACGAACTGCGTGGTTACCTGCAGAAGCTGAAAGACGAGCCTTCCAACGGCGTGCGGGTGGACTGGAACGTGATCGATCCCGCGCTCATTCGCGCCGTGAACCACGATCAGTTGGCCGGTCTGCAGTTGGTGGACGCGGTGGCTTCGGGTCTGTTCTTCTCAGTGAACAAGAATCCGTATGGCGAGGTGGAAGACCGCTATTTGCGTCTGCTCAGCCCAACGCTGTACCGCCATCAGCAGCGGCTGGACGGCTATGGTTTGAAGTTCTGGTGCGGCGATGCGACCGAGGTGGCGCGTGTGCTGGGCACAGCCGATGCGGCTCGCAAACCATGA